DNA sequence from the Pelecanus crispus isolate bPelCri1 chromosome 4, bPelCri1.pri, whole genome shotgun sequence genome:
ACTATGTTAAACAATCCAATCATTGTTCCTGGTCCAAAAATCTATGTCTCTTAAAAATCTACATTTCTAGAATGTTCAGAACTTCATGACTCACCATTGCTCCAAGAGTAGTTAAACTAAGACCTGcttccataaaatattttgcatttggatgaaacaatattttttgaGAGAAGTCCTGTCGTGAAAACCTCTCAAGCTTCTCAGACCAAAATCTAGTGTCCTATTCCCTGAAACAGAACCATTTAAGTTAGCGGGGTTTCATCAGTGCAGCTCAGAACAGAATTTGTCCATTAGCATGTTTAAAGCATTTGTTCACTGCCAGCGTGCTGCCTTAATTCACTTTTCTGAATAAACTTCAATTTCAGCACTCAAAATCAATTCAATATTGTGgacaaatgaaattatttcaatagTAATGTTAAGAAACAGAAAGGGCTAAGTAATTGCAGATGAAATATAACTAAATAAggatgttatttatttttgaaacttcCAAATGTGGGCTAAGTGTTTGTAATACAGCATATGGCTTCTTCTTGGCCCTAGGGATTAGCTAGCCCTGCTTTGGTTGAACACTAAATGCTGGGAATCAGCTAAAGAGCACCAGTTCTAGCTGAAGAATGACATGGGACCCATCCcacaaaagcagaggaagaaggaacaGGCTTCCTCTAGCCATCTTTATGAGCACTTAAAAGATGAAGTGGAATTTGTGGGCTTACtgagtgaaattatttttttctgataccaGAATTAGCTGGAGAGTTGGTGCAATGGTTGATTTGGAAGGAAGGTTAAAGCTTTATTTGATTATCTGGATGGCCCTATTCActcacttaaaatgaaaacagtctgAGAGCCAACCAAGTGATGTGGTTAGAGCTGGTATTTGCTTGGAAGTAGGTGAGATCAAGCTACTATGTTCAAGCAGAAAGATAGAAAAGGCTACTCTCCAGAACGAGTGTAAGAACTACTAGAGATGTGATAAAAGAGCATGACAAGCAGCCCTAGAGACAGGCGGAGATTACAGCAATGTAATCAGGCAGCGACTCTTTCAAAGCCACTCAAAATCAAACAATTGGAATTGCTTTGCTCAGACTCACTGATGGTTCATCTGATCCAGACTTCACTTGAGACTTCAGATGAAAGTTGCTTTACCTGATCTGGGTTTTGCAACAGGTAAAGCAGGTAATGGCTGTGCGTACcgcaaaataaaactgaagtttaaTTATGGTGTCAAGCAACTCCCAGGACTCAGGTAATTTATCGAATGGTCTGTGTTTGCCATCTAGTGGTACAAAGCCAAAATTTTTGTTCTGATGCGTGAGAGCAGACAACGCTGCTGAAACTTTCTGTCTCAGAAGCAGACCTCTCCCATGCAGAAACATGACTGCTTCCAGGCAGGTGGCGGTGGCAACTGTGGTTAAAAGTATAACTGGCCTTTGAGGAACTAGCAGCAGAAATTTTGCAGCCCCTGACCCACCAGATTTAGGACTAGATCATTAGTGAGTTAGCAAGTGTTATCCAGTAATTGATTTGTTGCTCCCTTTTTGTACTCTGGTCATTGCTCCAGTCTTCCAATCTTACAGGTCCAGATTCTAAGAATATTCAGGTACCCAActtttcactgctttctgtGAGAATTCAGGCAATTAAATAGCCTAGGGATTTGAGATTATGTTTTAAGAGCTTGTAAACCACTCTTGTAAAATCCTCAGCCAAGGGCCCTCCAGATCTCTAGATCAGCTACGCTTTACAGCATCCCTGTATGAAGACATATGATTCTCTTCCAACCAGGAGACTGAACTACAAAGAAGTTAGCACCTCATAAAAAAATTGTACAGGGAATACATACCATTCTGGCAATGGAACATATATACCTAAACATAAGCTGTAAGATtagttttctctcttaaaaCATTTCAAGGATGTGTGAATAAAGAATTAAGTAAAAGGATTAGCTTTATTTCTCAGTTATGCCATATAGTAAATACAAGAAAAGGGGGATGCATTAATAGAAATAAGATTTTATCAGAAGAAATTATATATAGCATGATATCTAACCATACATGTTATTTACCTGGATTTCTTGCTATATAGTTAAGACAATAGTAAttatatattgatttttttatcagTATTCAGgaagtttaaaataattcccACATCCCAACTaaacagcaaatgttttcagGTTTTACTATAAAAACATAGCTAGGAATCAAGAGTTGGAGTATTCATAGTATCTCTGTGATTCAGGAGCATCAGTCAGTTTAGCTGTTCCTGGGATTTTCCCTCCTAAgtcatacagatttttttttttaaaaccccttTCACAAGCCacaatgaatgaaaacaaagcaataaaaattataCAGAGGACAAAACCTAGATGACCAAAACAAAGATTAATGAGATCGCATTAACTTTACTATGTAGTGTTAATCATATTAACAGTAATATGATTCTGGAAAGTGTACCTATACAGTAACAAAATATGtggaataaaaattttaaaaaaaaaaaattacatgctaTTAGCTATGGtcccttcttttaaaaaaaaaaaaattgaatcttCTATTTATTGAGCAGCTGTTGCTATGTTCACTCATTCACCCATCCACTCATTCAactgttatttatttaattaattattcaATCTATTGTTCACTGAGGGACCGTATATGATCTATGTTTTACAATTGACCTCAAAGAGTGAGGCAGCTGAATGCATCcgatagaaaatagaaaaaggcaTTGCAAGGTTCACAACAATTATCCAGGGTTCAAAGCCAAAAACTATTTCTTCTAGTCCGTTGTCATATTCTGGGCGGCACCCGAATGCCGGTGGTATCCAAAGCTGCAAAGGAAGAACGCAAGGCCAATATTAATCACTAGCGATACGAGTGACTATCCCTTAATGACTGTGACCCCACCAAACTGCAATTTGGTTTCAGAAATCCCTAGGAAACCCCCCCCCGTTGCTACTGGGGCACACTGGTGGAAGAGGatttcagcttctgctgctgctacagTTTTTGTACTGCGACTAAAAGGAGCTGGGGCTCCCACATTCCGTGTTTAAATAAACTTTGTTCCCCAAAGGCACATTCACTTATTCTTCCAGAAGTAAAATTTACTTGCTACAAACTATAGAACCATGTAATTTTAATATACTTATCAGGTTTGAAAGGTTGGGAAGCTTTTGGGTATTAACTTGTGAATTATGTTCAAAATGTCTTACCGAAAGATTGCATAGGAATAAAAATGCAGCGATGTTCTTCAGAACTCTCCTCTTGTTGTTAGTAACTGAGTTTCTACTGTAAAATGAGAAATCTGAGGCTGAATGCATGACTGAACTATTTTCCTGACTCGTTTCTTCTTTGGCACCACCACCAGCACTTTCTCTCCCACAGACACTGCCCTTGGAGAGGCGGGGTACCTCTCCGCTGTCACGAGCGGCTATGCCGTTGTAAATCTCTTTGTACGAGGGCGTAAGTGATAAAGTGCTCCCCCGAGATATAGTCACTATTCGAAGAGTTTTAATATCATCATTCACCTTTTCCTGCTCACGATGTATAGATTCAATGATAAAGAGGTTCTGAATATATTTCTCAATAATAACCAGGACAGAGTAGGGCAGGTTGTACCATGTGTATTTTGGATGAGCCCTGGCACAGATAATGGCGAGGATCGAGCCCCAGGAGAGGAGCCAGGACCCTGCAGCTGTGCCCACCAGCAGTTCTGCATCAAGTTTTCGAGCAGGGTTTTTTGAATTATCCAACGATCTATCTTCCAGTCTGTAGATGAAAAGGGCGACAATTCCAGCTGTACACATGAGAGCCAACACAAAGATGGCATGCAAGTAAAACATAGTAAGTGCTAACTCGCTTTTGATTTTTGAGCGCCCAATCTGAATTAAATATACAACAACTATGGCTATTGTGCTAGTTAACACGATTAGTCCAAAAATCATTCCAACAGTTATGCCGTGGAATTTGAATGGAGTTTTGTGTTGCTGGTGGTGCTCGACTTTGCGGCCAATGTTCTTCCACAGGACATAGAGCATTGTGGATGCTAGGATGTGGTACTCTATATTAAAGGGGTATAGATAATATATTCCTTGAGAAAATATCGAACAGAGAGTTGTTGTTGTGCAATTGCATTGAGGTGCATGATCATCTAAAACTAAAGGAGAGTGAGAGATTAGTTATGTGCATGATAAGGATTTCTTGTTTaaagtgaataaataaaacataaataaaatagtaaaacaTGAAAGGCAAGATTTCAGTCAAACAACACATCATGCTGCCCAGTTAGCCACCTAAGAAAAGGTCTCATCATTGAAGTCATTAACTTCACAAAGCTTTTGCACATGCACTGAAGTATGATCTCTGACTTTACTGCTCAGCCGCTGAGCAATAATCACATCACAAACAAATGCTGCACCAAAGTGCACCAAACTTCAGCAGGGTCTTggtaaaaacacttttttataaCACGAAAATCCAGATCCCAAGGGCTTTGAGTCCTCAGCCCTTCAGCTTAGAAGGCTTTTATAGAAGCCTGGGAAACAGTGGATCAGATCAAGAACAAGCTTAACAAGGAAAAGGCTCTGTTCTACTCTCATTTTTATCAGTTATTTACTTTAGTGTGGTTTCTGATATCAAAACCACTTTATTAAAAAGTTGTTTATGTCTAGGAAAGAGGTGAAGTAAACCACAGATACTTTCACTCAATCTCCCAGTATAgttttaaggttaaaaaaaaaattaaaaatcaattttctccttttgagaCGAACCACTGAAATAATGAtctctctgcagtgctgttaCCTGCATTGTAAACCCCCTAATGAACAATTGCttgtatttgtaaaataaatgtatttaatgtgCATTTATAACCtaagcaaataatttcagaaatcgGAAATTTCCACAGTGGCAGAAAAACAGATACTTATTTTCACAATgtgtttatttataaatataaaaacatacatGCTGAAGAGCACATTTTTAGGTGCTGGTCTTAGATTTGTGCctggaagtttttcttttgttttctataattttagaagagaaggggagaggagaaagttGGTATTGTTTTGTCTCAAGCACACACTGTTAAGAGATGAAAAAAGATTGCTTTTGCAGTGGATTGTATGTTAATGCCAAACTTGTCTTGCAGATCACTACTTCACTCCCCCTTGTTTCAGGTGCTATTTCTGACTATTCATAATTGTGTAAGAATTCTGGCTGCAGAATAATAGGAAATAATATAAGCAAACTGCTTCTATTTAACAAGTAGAAATACAGGAAGAGCCACTAACTTGCGATTTGCCTGCTCTTTACTAATGCTCCATGATTAGAAAATCTCTGAACTATCAATTCAGCTACCTGATTATTAATGGAAAGTAGATAGTTTCCATAGACATATCTAAAGGGTAACACTCGCAAATGGATGTAAAATTGTGGGCATAATTTTAGACACAGTTATactgaaaatactattttatagattttaaaattaagttttcagtTATATGTGAACTTTGGAAGGAATTATTAAAAATGCCTAAAATTTTTCAATTTATGCAGACTATAAAtagacaaaaaagaaattggttCAGGCTTTGGCTTTGTAGATGCAGAATCATGAGTTTTTAGGGCACTATTGAATTCACTGGGTGggaaaacatacattttcatcttcaaaagctgtcttttcCCTTGTGAACACAATCAAAATTTATCAGCTGTACTGATAAATTTTCatgggaagaaaattacttaTAGCTGCTaagaacttttattttctctttaaagttAAGCACACCTAATTTCCCTATGCTTCAGTGGCATTTGAAAGCGAAAGGCGTCCCCAGCAGTTATACTCAATGTTTATTGACCATAACTTGCATCATCTTGCCAATGGAGAAGATGGTTCGTTATAAAAAAAGAACCAGAGCAAAATCTTTGTTTTGTAAAGCAGCACTAATGAATAACCCCATCCCTCTGAGCCATTCCACTGAATCCCATAGGATCACACACCACGTGTAACCACTCTCCTGGGAAGGATCTGCAGGATTATCCACGCTTGTTTTGCTATGAATAacttacaaaacagaaaactctgGTTTTAACACTGCTATGTTCAATTTACTTCTATGATCTACCAATAAAGGGGTTCCTCAGTGATGTTACTcctcaaataaaatgtttttaaaaatctgggtttttgtttggaacttccagcatttatttttcGTCTGGACCTCATCCAAAGGGAAGATGAGGAAACAGCAAACTACAGCCTGAATCACATATATGGTAATGATAATGATCATGTAACATTTTAGTTGTGATCTGAACCGACCATGTATCGGCTCACTACCATTTGCCTGGCAATGACTATGCTGACATAGTCATGAATGACCCAGCTCCATCCTACAGTGATGCAGTATTTTGTATGAAAGCATGTTAGAGCAGGAATTCCAAAATGTATCGACTCTTTCACTTACCTATTGTTATGTTCCCAAAACCAAGTGTGATTAGTCTTTCCTTATGTTCATTCAGTTGATGTTTTGACTCTGTCAGCACTCCATTTGTCCACAGGAGTAAATTTGTGAACACGGAATGGATAACCCCAAACCTacaaaagaaagtaattatGGAAGGAATCTGCACAGAGTATACCTCCATATACGTTAAATAAAATGGATTAACTTTCTGTAAACATGCTGCATGGCACTATTTAGTTGTCAgtgcagtgaaaataaaatcataacCAATCTCTCTAAAGATGTTCCTCAGTGGAGCACAATGAATGTTAGACTTCCAAAATTTTATAGAAACACAATGGCTTAATGTATTAAACCATTAATACCATGCAGTTATTATTTGTTATGCTCTCTTATGTGATAGTTGTTACTCTTTGTGCTGGACAAGCTTCATGTTAATGACTGATTGAACAGTCTTAACAGGGTTAATTGTTTTGCAAGCCGTATTTCACAGCCTTCTGCGGTGCTCCTTCATACTCACTGTGGCTGGTGTTTCTTCACAGGTACCACTGCCTTCTCTAACTTCTAGTCCACCCATTTTTTGTCTCCTGGAGAGAGCTGAAGCCAACAGAGGGCTTTATCCCATTCAGACTACTGGTACAGTGAGGGTAGGTCTCCAAGGGTTTTTGAGACTCCTGTTTTCTGACAAGCCAGGTGTTTTTCTCCTGCACCTGAGGCTGGTAATGTTCCTTCACCAAGAAACAGTTATTACTGCGTTGTTCTCACTGATAGACTTGCAGtcagggatttttaaaattctacttATAAACAGAGCTGATTTCACCAGCTGACATTGCAAGTCATCTGCGCTCTCTCTCCTTTTTGGCATGGGGCTTGAACACTTACCCAAGagagcaaaacaaaggaaaactttctCCATAAATTTGGTTTCTGAGTAAATTTCTTTTACTTCCTATGGAAACTGGTCAGCTCATTGATATTTGAGATgagcattttaaaagttacCGTGTTTGTTTATCTACATTCTATGTACAGAAAATCTACATTAATCCACCTtctcacaaaaccaaaaatacatcAGAACTGGGTCTGCTGCCTCAAAGACTAGTCCTCAGTTCTATAAAAAATGTATGTTCTCAGCTGTTCAGAAGACACATCAACACTGCGAGAACCAAGTTCTGGTGTCAGAAATGTGTACAACCCTTACTGATTTGGGTTGTTGcaaagtactgctcatgctagtcaaggacttttcagcttcccatgctctgccaggtgcacaagaaactgggagggggcacagccagaatagttgatccaaactgaccaaagggctattccataccatatggcatcatgctcagtatagaaactgggggggttggccggggagcagggatcgctgctcgggaactgtctgggtatcggtcggcgggtggtgagcaattgcattgtgcatcacttgctttgtatactgttattattattatcattattatattgttattattatcattactattttactttatttcaactattaaactgttcttatctcaacccaggagtgtttctctctcttactcctctgattctctcccccatcccatcggggtagggggagtgagcgagcggctacgtggtgcttagttgctggctggggctaaaccacgacatttaTATTAACAAAACTAAGAGAAGAATCAAACTCTGTAAGTTTTCAGTGTCCCTCATACAGTAAAACTGTAGGTGTTAAAGCACTGTGCAGACCTACACCTATTAACATTGCAGATGAGGATCATATCCACTTTACCTTTCAAGGGTTTTGAAAGACTGGATAATATCCTTTGCATGACACCAAAGAAAGTACACCTAAATGaaaggaatacagagaaatgtcATTATGCTAATGAGCATGTATGATGCTCAAAAAGGAAAGTGCATCTGCAGACAGAAACTCTGATGATTTAAACTAAGGTAGCTCCATCTCCACGCATGTGAAATA
Encoded proteins:
- the OTOP1 gene encoding proton channel OTOP1 produces the protein MEKAAGSPTAGGSYPQKNAEILSSQYGINLFLAGLLLTFAWAVHAVGISKSHLLSYLITLMLIQLLWMLWYLCRSCTQRRLIRDKDTHAGARWLKCGITLFAVITLILDSFKIGYYIDFSNCLSPTEGIFPVTHAVHTILQVYFLWCHAKDIIQSFKTLERFGVIHSVFTNLLLWTNGVLTESKHQLNEHKERLITLGFGNITIVLDDHAPQCNCTTTTLCSIFSQGIYYLYPFNIEYHILASTMLYVLWKNIGRKVEHHQQHKTPFKFHGITVGMIFGLIVLTSTIAIVVVYLIQIGRSKIKSELALTMFYLHAIFVLALMCTAGIVALFIYRLEDRSLDNSKNPARKLDAELLVGTAAGSWLLSWGSILAIICARAHPKYTWYNLPYSVLVIIEKYIQNLFIIESIHREQEKVNDDIKTLRIVTISRGSTLSLTPSYKEIYNGIAARDSGEVPRLSKGSVCGRESAGGGAKEETSQENSSVMHSASDFSFYSRNSVTNNKRRVLKNIAAFLFLCNLSLWIPPAFGCRPEYDNGLEEIVFGFEPWIIVVNLAMPFSIFYRMHSAASLFEVNCKT